In one Alnus glutinosa chromosome 12, dhAlnGlut1.1, whole genome shotgun sequence genomic region, the following are encoded:
- the LOC133851093 gene encoding glutathione S-transferase-like, producing MAPIKVHGIPLSMPTQRVLATLYEKELEFELVPVDMKAGEHKKVPFLSLNPFGLTPAFEDGDLKLIESRAITKYIAHQYANKGTDLACGDTKQKAIIGVAMEVEAHQFDPPASKLTWELALKPVFGLVTDKAVVEENEAKLAKVLDIYESRLAHSKYLTCDCFTLADLHHLPAVQYLLGTEAKKLFDSRPHVSAWIADITSRPAWRKVHALQKEY from the exons ATGGCACCCATCAAAGTCCACGGAATCCCTCTCTCAATGCCTACACAGCGGGTTCTAGCTACCCTTTATGAGAAAGAGCTTGAATTTGAGCTTGTTCCTGTAGACATGAAAGCTGGTGAACATAAAAAAGTACCCTTCCTGTCCCTCAAT CCATTCGGTCTAACTCCAGCTTTTGAAGATGGAGATTTGAAGCTCATTG AATCGAGGGCAATTACTAAGTACATCGCCCACCAGTATGCCAACAAGGGGACCGATCTGGCATGCGGAGACACTAAACAGAAAGCAATCATAGGGGTGGCGATGGAGGTAGAGGCGCACCAATTCGACCCCCCAGCTTCAAAGCTTACCTGGGAGTTGGCATTAAAGCCAGTGTTTGGATTGGTTACGGACAAGGCAGTTGTGGAGGAGAACGAAGCAAAGCTGGCTAAGGTTCTTGATATCTATGAGAGTCGGTTGGCTCACTCAAAATACTTGACATGTGACTGCTTCACCTTGGCAGATCTTCACCACCTGCCCGCCGTACAATACTTGTTGGGCACAGAAGCCAAAAAGCTCTTTGATTCACGCCCACACGTCAGTGCCTGGATAGCTGATATCACATCAAGGCCTGCTTGGCGCAAGGTCCATGCCCTTCAGAAGGAGTACTAG
- the LOC133851094 gene encoding glutathione S-transferase-like, which yields MAPIKVHGLPYSTATQRVLATLYEKELEFELVPVDMKAGEHRKEPFLSLNPFGQIPAFEDGDLKLFESRAITTYIAHQYADKGTDLACGDTKQKAIIGVAIEVEAHQFDPSASKLAWELALKPVFGMVTDKAIVEENEAKLANVLDIYESRLAHSKYLTCDCFTLADLHHLPAVQYLLGTEAKKLFDSRPHVSAWAANITARPAWCKVLALQKH from the exons ATGGCACCCATCAAAGTCCACGGACTCCCTTACTCAACAGCAACACAGCGGGTTCTAGCTACCCTTTACGAGAAGGAGCTTGAATTTGAGCTTGTTCCTGTAGACATGAAAGCTGGTGAACATAGAAAAGAACCCTTCCTGTCCCTCAAT CCGTTCGGTCAAATTCCAGCTTTTGAAGATGGAGATTTGAAGCTCTTTG AATCCAGGGCAATTACTACGTACATCGCCCACCAATATGCTGACAAGGGGACCGATCTGGCATGCGGAGACACTAAGCAGAAAGCAATCATAGGGGTGGCGATTGAGGTGGAGGCGCACCAATTCGACCCTTCAGCTTCAAAGCTTGCCTGGGAGTTGGCATTAAAGCCAGTTTTTGGAATGGTTACCGACAAGGCAATTGTGGAGGAGAACGAAGCTAAGCTGGCTAACGTTCTTGATATCTATGAGAGTCGGCTGGCTCACTCAAAATACTTGACATGTGACTGCTTCACCTTGGCAGATCTTCACCACCTGCCCGCTGTACAATACTTGTTGGGCACAGAAGCCAAAAAACTCTTTGATTCACGCCCACATGTCAGTGCCTGGGCAGCTAATATCACAGCAAGGCCAGCTTGGTGCAAGGTCCTTGCCCTGCAGAAGCACTAA
- the LOC133851147 gene encoding glutathione S-transferase-like, whose amino-acid sequence MAPIKVHGIALSTATQRVLATLYEKELEFELVPVDMKAGEHKKEPFLSLNPFGQIPAFEDGDLKLFESRAITKYIAHQYADKGTDLACGDTKQKATIGVAIEVEAHQFDPPASKLTWELALKPVFGMVTDKAVVEENEDKLAKVLDIYEGRLAHSKYLTCDCFTLADLHHLPVVQYLLGTEAKKLFESRPHVSAWVADITARPAWCKVLALQKH is encoded by the exons ATGGCACCCATCAAAGTCCACGGAATCGCTCTCTCAACAGCAACACAGCGGGTTCTAGCTACCCTTTACGAGAAAGAGCTTGAATTTGAGCTTGTTCCTGTAGACATGAAAGCTGGTGAACATAAAAAAGAACCTTTCCTGTCCCTCAAT CCGTTCGGTCAAATTCCAGCTTTTGAAGATGGAGATTTGAAGCTCTTtg AATCCAGGGCAATTACTAAGTACATCGCCCACCAGTATGCCGACAAGGGGACCGATCTGGCATGCGGAGACACTAAGCAGAAAGCAACCATAGGGGTGGCGATTGAGGTGGAGGCGCACCAATTCGACCCGCCAGCTTCAAAGCTTACCTGGGAGTTGGCATTAAAGCCAGTTTTTGGGATGGTTACGGACAAGGCAGTTGTGGAGGAGAACGAAGATAAGCTGGCTAAGGTCCTTGATATCTATGAGGGTCGGCTGGCTCACTCAAAATACTTGACATGTGACTGCTTCACCTTGGCAGATCTTCACCACCTGCCTGTCGTACAATATTTGTTGGGCACAGAAGCCAAAAAGCTCTTTGAATCACGCCCACATGTCAGTGCCTGGGTAGCTGATATCACAGCAAGGCCAGCTTGGTGCAAGGTTCTTGCCCTGCAGAAGCACTAA
- the LOC133851092 gene encoding uncharacterized protein LOC133851092 isoform X1, whose protein sequence is MTTYTTWFWHGEKHVRGPVAGSYSNRSAAYAASGSTEQGGDMHSILRDAFGMHEVREDNCEPEVVVQGGEEIGWNEESAEGNAQKYYDMLKKSEKPLHGGTKHSKLSATVHLYNLKCVGGISNKSYARLSHEDTVNDGTPPTRAQSYIKTYTRKDGSYPNDIIKERCERMVMLMPTDFAESSSITQGTVRWRHDDAYAQALGNKLDYAGRVRQVGPNIWPVRGSIRSYHTPSQPHSQNRGHAVFSQEMFASEMERTLEVERTRHTSEMERALEAERARQASEIERVLEGERAQHKLQMDEVLAAQSQIMFRFSQMESLWRQSVSVPGVSNDNVVPDKNSAYYMNISSVDSRSDHTENTVQLPDHENLADD, encoded by the exons ATGACTACatacactacatggttttggcaTGGTGAGAAGCATGTTCGGGGTCCTGTTGCAGGTTCTTACTCGAATCGCTCAGCCGCATATGCGGCTAGTGGAAGCACAGAACAAGGCGGCGACATGCACTCAATATTGCGTGATGCATTTGGCATGCACGAAGTTAGAGAAGACAATTGTGAGCCTGAAGTCGTAGTTCAAGGAGGTGAAGAAATTGGGTGGAATGAAGAATCAGCTGAAGGGAATGCTCAGAAGTACTACGACATGCTTAAAAAGTCAGAGAAGCCACTTCATGGGGGTACTAAACATAGCAAgctgagtgctactgtacatttgtacaacttgaagtgcgtagGCGGAATTAGCAACAAAAGTTATGCGCGGTTGTCACACGAAGAT ACTGTCAATGATGGCACTCCTCCTACGCGAGCACAATCGTACATAAAAACTTACACGAGGAAGGATGGAAGCTATCCAAATGATATAATAAAAGAGAGATGT GAGAGGATGGTGATGCTAATGCCAACCGACTTTGCCGAATCGTCAAGCATAACACAAGGAACAGTACGCTGGAGACATGACGATGCGTACGCTCAGGCGCTCGGTAATAAGCTGGATTACGCCGGCAgagttcggcaggttgggccaaaTATTTGGCCTGTGCGGGGGTCCATACGCTCATACCATACACCATCACAACCACATTCACAAAATCGAGGGCACGCCGTCTTTTCACAAGAAATGTTTGcttctgagatggagagaaCACTTGAGGTTGAGCGGACACGACACActtctgagatggagagagcactCGAGGCTGAGCGAGCACGACAAGCTTCTGAGATCGAGAGAGTACTTGAGGGTGAGCGGGCACAACACAAGTTACAAATGGATGAGGTGTTGGCAGCACAATCTCAGATTATGTTCCGTTTTAGCCAAATGGAGTCATTGTGGCGCCAGTCAGTATCCGTGCCCGGAGTGTCTAATGATAACGTAGTGCCAGACAAAAATTCCGCATATTATATGAATATATCATCTGTTGATAGCAgatcag ATCATACGGAAAATACTGTGCAGTTACCCGATCATGAAAATCTTGCTGATGATTGA
- the LOC133851092 gene encoding uncharacterized protein LOC133851092 isoform X2 gives MHSILRDAFGMHEVREDNCEPEVVVQGGEEIGWNEESAEGNAQKYYDMLKKSEKPLHGGTKHSKLSATVHLYNLKCVGGISNKSYARLSHEDTVNDGTPPTRAQSYIKTYTRKDGSYPNDIIKERCERMVMLMPTDFAESSSITQGTVRWRHDDAYAQALGNKLDYAGRVRQVGPNIWPVRGSIRSYHTPSQPHSQNRGHAVFSQEMFASEMERTLEVERTRHTSEMERALEAERARQASEIERVLEGERAQHKLQMDEVLAAQSQIMFRFSQMESLWRQSVSVPGVSNDNVVPDKNSAYYMNISSVDSRSDHTENTVQLPDHENLADD, from the exons ATGCACTCAATATTGCGTGATGCATTTGGCATGCACGAAGTTAGAGAAGACAATTGTGAGCCTGAAGTCGTAGTTCAAGGAGGTGAAGAAATTGGGTGGAATGAAGAATCAGCTGAAGGGAATGCTCAGAAGTACTACGACATGCTTAAAAAGTCAGAGAAGCCACTTCATGGGGGTACTAAACATAGCAAgctgagtgctactgtacatttgtacaacttgaagtgcgtagGCGGAATTAGCAACAAAAGTTATGCGCGGTTGTCACACGAAGAT ACTGTCAATGATGGCACTCCTCCTACGCGAGCACAATCGTACATAAAAACTTACACGAGGAAGGATGGAAGCTATCCAAATGATATAATAAAAGAGAGATGT GAGAGGATGGTGATGCTAATGCCAACCGACTTTGCCGAATCGTCAAGCATAACACAAGGAACAGTACGCTGGAGACATGACGATGCGTACGCTCAGGCGCTCGGTAATAAGCTGGATTACGCCGGCAgagttcggcaggttgggccaaaTATTTGGCCTGTGCGGGGGTCCATACGCTCATACCATACACCATCACAACCACATTCACAAAATCGAGGGCACGCCGTCTTTTCACAAGAAATGTTTGcttctgagatggagagaaCACTTGAGGTTGAGCGGACACGACACActtctgagatggagagagcactCGAGGCTGAGCGAGCACGACAAGCTTCTGAGATCGAGAGAGTACTTGAGGGTGAGCGGGCACAACACAAGTTACAAATGGATGAGGTGTTGGCAGCACAATCTCAGATTATGTTCCGTTTTAGCCAAATGGAGTCATTGTGGCGCCAGTCAGTATCCGTGCCCGGAGTGTCTAATGATAACGTAGTGCCAGACAAAAATTCCGCATATTATATGAATATATCATCTGTTGATAGCAgatcag ATCATACGGAAAATACTGTGCAGTTACCCGATCATGAAAATCTTGCTGATGATTGA
- the LOC133852336 gene encoding dephospho-CoA kinase-like, producing the protein MRIVGLTGGIASGKSTVSNLFKSHGIPVVDADVVARDVLKKGTGGWKKVVAAFGEDILQADGEVDRPRFGQIVFSDPAKRQLLNRLLAPYISSGIFWEIAKLWLKGFKVIVLDVPLLFEAKMEKWTKPIAVVWVDPETQLRRLMARDGTSEEDAGNRINAQMSLDLKRNKADIVIDNTGSLEDLNEQFRKVLFEVTKPLTWNEFGLSRQGALSVFVSVVIGVLICRKISSGNGFEPS; encoded by the exons ATGAGAATCGTAGGACTAACTGGTGGAATCGCTTCGGGAAAGAGCACCGTCTCCAACCTCTTCAAGTCCCATGGCATCCCCGTTGTCGATGCCGATGTCGTTGCTCGT GATGTGTTAAAGAAAGGCACCGGTGGTTGGAAAAAGGTTGTTGCAGCATTTGGAGAGGACATTTTACAAGCTGATGGAGAAGTTGACAGGCCTAGATTTGGCCAAATTGTGTTCTCTGATCCTGCAAAGCGCCAACTTCTTAATCG GCTATTGGCTCCTTATATATCCTCTGGTATCTTCTGGGAAATTGCGAAGTTATGGCTGAAAGGGTTTAAGGTTATTGTTCTTGATGTCCCTTTGTTGTTCGAGGCCAAGATGGAGAAATGGACTAAGCCCATTGCAGTTGTATGGGTTGACCCTGAAACACAACTTAGACGACTCATGGCAAGAGACGGAACAAGCGAGGAGGATGCTGGAAACAGGATAAATGCTCAGATGTCTCTGGATTTAAAAAGGAATAAGGCAGACATAGTGATTGACAATACAGGATCATTAGAGGACTTGAATGAACAGTTCAGGAAGGTATTATTTGAGGTCACAAAGCCCTTGACATGGAATGAGTTTGGGCTTTCCCGTCAGGGAGCATTGTCGGTCTTTGTCTCCGTCGTTATAGGTGTTCTTATATGCCGAAAAATCTCCAGTGGCAATGGTTTTGAGCCATCGTAA
- the LOC133851167 gene encoding pentatricopeptide repeat-containing protein At1g09190-like, translating into MIRGCFANPMNSITNRILHLFSNCTSATHFHQIQAQLILQNLHSNTTIAHHFIAASQSLGLLDSTLTLFAQLHRPHVFICNTLIRAFSHSHIPHTPLSIYTHMHRNSITPNNYTFPFLLKSLSDFRDLKQGQCLHTHVIKLGYLNDIYVQNSLSHVYASCGHMGLCRRLFDEMPQRDVVSWTVLIMGYKDVGEYDDALIAFEQMQYAGVVPNRVTMVNALAVCANFGALEMGVWIHDFIKRSGWGLDVILGTALIDMYGKCGRIEEGLGVFRSMEEKNVFTWNALIKGLALAKSGEDAIWWFNRMEQEGFKPDEVTLIGVLCACNHSGLVDTGQRIFGSLIDGKYGFSPSTKHYACMVDLYARAGCLEDAFKLIRDMPFEPSKAIWGSLLAGSKARGNLEFGEFAAWKLVELEPENSAYYVVLSNLYAEMGRWRDVEKVRILMKDRGLRKDLGCSSVEPEPQENVYEFLAQ; encoded by the coding sequence ATGATTCGGGGATGTTTTGCCAACCCAATGAACAGTATTACGAACAGAATTCTCCATCTCTTTAGCAATTGTACTTCTGCCACTCACTTTCACCAAATTCAGGCCCAACTAATCCTCCAAAACCTCCACTCAAACACCACCATTGCCCACCACTTCATCGCTGCCTCTCAATCGTTAGGGCTTTTGGACTCCACTCTCACCCTCTTCGCCCAACTCCACAGACCCCATGTTTTCATTTGCAACACTCTCATCAGAGCCTTCTCTCACTCCCACATCCCTCACACTCCTCTTTCTATATACACCCACATGCACAGAAACTCTATTACTCCTAATAACTACACCTTCCCTTTCCTCCTCAAGTCCTTGTCTGACTTCCGTGATCTTAAACAAGGCCAATGCCTACATACCCACGTCATAAAATTGGGTTATCTTAATGATATTTATGTCCAAAATTCGTTGTCGCATGTGTATGCTTCATGTGGCCATATGGGATTATGTCGGCGATTGTTCGATGAAATGCCTCAAAGAGATGTTGTGTCATGGACGGTTTTGATTATGGGGTATAAGGATGTTGGGGAGTATGACGATGCGTTGATTGCTTTTGAACAAATGCAATATGCGGGCGTGGTGCCGAATCGTGTTACTATGGTCAATGCGCTAGCGGTGTGCGCAAATTTCGGGGCCCTTGAAATGGGTGTGTGGATTCATGATTTTATAAAGAGAAGTGGGTGGGGATTGGATGTGATTTTGGGGACTGCTTTGATTGACATGTATGGAAAATGTGGGAGAATTGAAGAGGGGTTAGGTGTTTTCAGAAGCATGGAGGAAAAGAATGTGTTTACGTGGAATGCACTTATTAAAGGGCTAGCTCTTGCTAAGAGTGGGGAGGATGCCATTTGGTGGTTTAATAGAATGGAGCAAGAAGGATTCAAGCCTGATGAAGTGACTTTGATTGGGGTGCTTTGTGCTTGTAATCACTCGGGGTTAGTAGATACTGGTCAGCGAATCTTTGGTTCCTTGATTGATGGGAAGTATGGGTTTTCACCCAGTACCAAACATTATGCTTGTATGGTTGACCTTTATGCTCGTGCTGGATGTCTGGAAGACGCTTTCAAATTAATAAGAGATATGCCTTTTGAGCCTTCTAAAGCTATATGGGGATCATTGCTTGCTGGTTCTAAAGCGCGGGGGAATTTGGAATTCGGTGAGTTTGCAGCTTGGAAGCTTGTGGAACTGGAGCCAGAGAATAGTGCTTACTATGTTGTGCTGTCTAACCTGTACGCAGAGATGGGAAGATGGCGTGATGTTGAGAAAGTGAGGATTCTGATGAAAGATAGAGGACTTAGGAAGGACTTGGGTTGTAGTTCTGTGGAACCTGAACCCCAGGAGaatgtttatgagtttttagCACAATAA
- the LOC133851625 gene encoding glutathione S-transferase-like — MAPIKVHGIPLSAATQRVLATLYEKELEFELVPVDMKAGEHKKEPFLSLNPFGLTPAFEDGDLKLFESRAMAKYIAHQYADKGTDLACGDTKQKAIIGVWLEVEAHQFDPPASKLTWELALKPVFGLVTDKAVVEENEAKLAKVLDIYESRLAHSKYLTCECFTLADLQHVPAVQYLLGTETKKLFDSRPHVSGWAADITARPAWCKVVALQKK; from the exons ATGGCACCCATCAAAGTCCACGGAATCCCTCTCTCAGCAGCTACACAGCGGGTTCTAGCTACCCTTTACGAGAAAGAGCTTGAATTTGAGCTTGTTCCTGTAGACATGAAAGCTGGCGAACATAAAAAAGAACCCTTCCTGTCCCTCAAT CCATTCGGTCTAACTCCAGCTTTTGAAGATGGAGATTTGAAGCTCTTTG AATCGAGGGCAATGGCTAAGTACATCGCCCACCAGTATGCGGACAAGGGGACCGATCTGGCATGCGGAGACACTAAGCAGAAAGCAATCATAGGAGTGTGGTTGGAGGTGGAGGCGCACCAATTCGACCCGCCAGCTTCAAAGCTTACCTGGGAGTTGGCATTAAAGCCAGTGTTTGGATTGGTTACGGACAAGGCAGTTGTGGAGGAGAACGAAGCTAAGCTGGCTAAGGTTCTTGATATCTATGAGAGTCGGTTGGCTCACTCAAAATACTTGACATGTGAGTGCTTCACCTTGGCAGATCTTCAGCACGTGCCCGCCGTACAATACTTGTTGGGCACAGAAACCAAAAAACTCTTTGATTCACGCCCACATGTCAGTGGCTGGGCAGCTGATATCACAGCAAGGCCAGCTTGGTGCAAGGTCGTTGCCCTTCAGAAGAAGTAG